Within Claveliimonas bilis, the genomic segment CGGACAGTTCTCTCTGTTTTGAAGGTGATCGAGCTGATCCACAAAGAATTTCCGGAGGCAGAGGTACAGAATCTTGCAGAGCCGGATGTCATCATTACTCTGGCAGATAAAAGATCAGGAAGCAAAGCGGTCCACATCGCCAAGACAGCCGGAGTAGTGTTTTTAACATTTGCCGGGACGGCGTTTTCTATTATGGCTTTTAACAATGATGTGGATACAGCAAAACTCTTTCGGCAGATTTATACGCTTCTGACCGGAAAAGTATCCGACGGATTTACAGTTCTGGAGTTTACTTACTGTATCGGTCTGATTATGGGGATCCTTGTATTCTTCAATCATTTCGGAAAAAAGCGGTTTTCGGCAGATCCGACTCCCATTGAGGTGGAAATGAGAACTTATGAAAATGAAATACAGAGTACTCTGATTGAGGCTTATTCCAGAAAGGAGAAGGAAATTGATGTGGGGACAACAGATCATACAGCAGGTCATTCTGGGCCTCATAGGACTTAGCGCCGGAATCACAGTGGCAGGCGGTCTGTTTTCCTTTATTATCGAACTGGGGATTTTATCAGATTTTGCCGACAGGACCCATACGGGAGAGCACATTCTGCTTTATGAGGATGCGGCTGCATTAGGAGGCATATTGGGAAATATATTTTTTGTTTTTCAGATATCTATTCCGGGAGGAACATGGATCCTGCCGCTTTTCGGGATCCTGGCAGGCATGTTTGCC encodes:
- a CDS encoding stage V sporulation protein AB, with protein sequence MWGQQIIQQVILGLIGLSAGITVAGGLFSFIIELGILSDFADRTHTGEHILLYEDAAALGGILGNIFFVFQISIPGGTWILPLFGILAGMFAGCWAMALAEVLNVFPVFIRRIKISRCIPWAILGMAVGKCVGGLLFFWNRWGGF
- a CDS encoding stage V sporulation protein AA, with amino-acid sequence MSQVKATIYIKSDRNVEVTKPDVTLGDIFQVECSNPVILAKVKTLKLFRFHSADKKVSRTVLSVLKVIELIHKEFPEAEVQNLAEPDVIITLADKRSGSKAVHIAKTAGVVFLTFAGTAFSIMAFNNDVDTAKLFRQIYTLLTGKVSDGFTVLEFTYCIGLIMGILVFFNHFGKKRFSADPTPIEVEMRTYENEIQSTLIEAYSRKEKEIDVGTTDHTAGHSGPHRT